The genomic window ACGGGTGTAGGTTATGCGGTAAGAGTCCCAGACCCACAGGAAAGGTATTTTGCCCTCAATAGGGCTATGATGTGTAATCCAGCACAGAATAACTTCTACTGTGCGTGGGTTGGCAATCCTAACCTAAAACCCTCCAAAAACCTTGAGCTTGACCTTGGTCTAAAACATCAAAGTGCCAAATCTCTCACAAAGGCAACGGTGTTTGTAAGCTATGTGCAGGACTATATAACTGTCAACAATAAACCTGTGGTGAACCCCATGCCCATGGTTGCACCCGCTAATGGTAGGGCTATGACTTACGCTAACACGGATGCACGCTTTTGGGGCTTTGAACTAAGCTCCACATACAACGTATGGAACAATCTCTTCCTTGTTGGCGGAGCCAGCTATGTAGAAGGTAGGAAAGACAGAAAGCCAGCCATAGGTATAACCGACAAGGATGTGGCAGAGGTACCACCGCTCAAAGGCAGGATAGGTCTAAGATACGACACTGGTATATGGTATGTAGAGGCAGAAACTGTAGCGTCTGCTACTCAAAACAAAGTAGACTCAGACCTAAAAGAGCAAAAAACCTCTGGCTGGGCTATAGTTAATCTAAAGGCTGGGGTAAGCTATAAGGGTCTTAACATAAATGCTGGGGTGGAAAACCTCTTTGACAAAAAATACTTTGAATATTTCTCTTATGTAAGAAATCCCTTTGCTACAGGTGTAAAGGTCCCAGAACCAGGAAGGAGCTTTTATGTAAGTGCATCTTATCAGTTTTAAGCCCAGCATGGCAATGCTCAAGGCTCTTCCCGTATGGGGGAGCCCTCCTTTTAAGTAAAATGTAAAAAATTCTCTACCAAATACACAGACAAGGTAGGAATATGAAACGCATGAGAGCCTTTATAGTAGAAGACGAACCCTTGGCAGTCCAAAGACTAAAGAGGATGTTAAGTCAAGATGGCAGGCTTGAGGTAGTTGGAGAATCAGGCACATACGAAGAATCCCTAAAGCTAATAGAAGAAAAAAAGCCAGAGGTTTTGTTTCTTGACATAAGGCTACCCGATGGCACTGGTATAGACTTGGCAAAGGAAGTCCTCTCTATGGGTCTAAAACCTTACATAATCTTTACCACCGCATACGGCGAGTATGCCCTTGAAGCCTTTAGAGTATCTGCGGTAGATTACCTTTTAAAGCCCTACTCTCAGGAAGATTTAGCCAAGGCTATAAATAAGGTGCTGGAAAAGAAAAGCAACTTTGAGCAAGTGTCTAATCTCATAAGGGTGGAGCGTCCTATAATACCCGCAAGAATTGGGAATAAAGTTCTGTTTCTAAGTCCAGAAGATATATACTACGTTTAGGCGGAGATGGGCGAGGTAAGCGTAAGAACAAAGGAAGGACTTTTGCCACTTAGCAAAAAGCTCTACGAGATAGAGGATATGCTTAGACCATACAACTTCTTTAGGGTCCATAGGTCTTACCTCGTTAACCTAAACAAGGTAAAGGAGCTAAAGAGCGTAGAACAGAGCAAATATGTGATAGTTTTCAAAGATATCAACGAAACTCTAAAAACAAGCAGAGAGGGTGCAAAGGCACTAAGGGACTATCTAAATATTTAGCTTTCCTTTTGTGGAACTTCCAATATTTTAAAGAGAACCAATCTTATCTCTCTTATGTCCTCTTTTAACTCTGCCTCCGCATGACTTATTCTTCTGTTAGTTTCCATAATCTCAGCCTTAAGTTCTTGACGCGTGAGGTCTACTTTTGCATCTACCTTTTGTATTTCCTCCCTAAGTTTGTTTATGTCCTCCTTTAATTCCTGTTTAGAAGTTTCCACTTTTACATCTACTTTTGCATCTACTCTATCTATCTTCTCCTCAAGTCTTTTTATTTCTTCCATAAGCTCCTGCTTTACCTTATCAACCTTTGCATCTACCTTATCAACCTTTGCGTCTACTTTACGTATTTCCTCCTTTAGTTCCTGTTTAGAAGTTTCCACTTTTGCATCTACCTTTGCATCTACTCTATCTATCTTCTCCTCAAGCCTGTTTATCTCTTCCATAAGCTCCTGCCTATAGGTATCCGTCTTTTTATCAACTCTTTGAATGTCAGCTTGGAGTGCATCCAGTCTCTTATCTATATGCATCATCAAAAACACACCAACTCCAACCACCGCACCTATAATCGTTATAGTGCTTATAATAAGCTCCACAGCGTGTATAAATATAGGCTTGTAGTTTATACAGTCAAGAAAGGGCTCTGTATAGCTCTTTTGCGATGCTTATCCTTTGGTAGTAATTTACAATGGGTTTGTGGTAGGGTAGTGCATACCTTATAGGGTCATGTAGCTTTTCGCAGGGTATGTCTGAAAGCTCTGGTATATACCTTTTTATATACTCACACTGTGGGTCATACCTTTGGGCTTGAAGTATGGGATTGAAAAGCCTAAAGGGTTTGGGGTCTGCACCCACAGAGGCGGTCCACTGCCAGTTTCCTATGTTTACCACCTCGTCGTAGTCCAAAAGGTATTCCTTGAAAAACTCCTCTCCTATCCTCCAGTCTATAAGCAAAACCTTTGTGAGGAAGCTACCTACTATCATCCTCATCCTGTTATGAAGCCACTTTTCTTCCTTTAGTTGTCTAATGCCTGCGTCCACTATGGGATAACCCGTTTTTGCCTCAAGGAAAGCCTGTAGGTATTCTTGCCTGTTTTCCCATCTTATGTTTCTTCTCTTTTCATGAAACTCAAGGTCTTTGGTCTGTGGAAAGTTGTAGGCTATGTGATACCAGAACTCTCTCCATGCTAACTCCTTTATAAACTGCTCACTTCTACCCTGTGCGATCTTAAAGATACTTCTCAAGGATAGCACTCCAAATCTTATGCAGGGAGAAAGCCTTGAAGAACCATCTATCGCCGGATAGTTCCTAAGCTCTTCGTATCTTTCAAAGGGAAAGCTCCTTAACCTTTCAAAACAGTCCTCTGGATGAAAGGGTTCTAGACTATCAAAGTCTATGTTTAAGTCCTTTAAGGTGGGCAATGGTAGGTCTGGCACTTTAAAGTCTTGTGGGTCTTCTTCCGTAAGGTCTACTCTTTTTATCCATTCTGTGTAAAAGGGCGTATACACCTTTTTTTGAGGTATGGATTCTGGTCTCACAAGAAAGTTTTCAAAAACTTCCACATATTCCACACCGTAGGCTTGGCAAATACTTTTTATGACCTTGTTCCTTTCTCTTCCACTCCAGCTGTAAGACGTTGTGGTGTATAGATGGGTTGGCTTAGCGGTTTTAAACACTTCTTTTAAGACTTCTTCTGTGCTACCTTGCATGCAGTAAACCTTTATCTGTGAGGACAGGAGGGCTAAGACTTTGTATAAGTAACCAAGCCTTTTTCTGTCAACCTTTAAATCTCTAATTATATCCTTGTCAAAGATAAAGAAAGGGACAATCTCCTTGTGTCTTTTTGACGCATAGGCAAGCCCTCTGTTATCCCTTGCTCTTAGGTCTCTTTTGAACAAATACACCGCTCTCATGGTTTGGCTACTGCAAGGTAGATAACTATTAGGGATATGGCTATAAGTGGCAGGGCTACTATGTATGTAAACAGGTCGTAGTTTTTATAGGCTTTTGGCTTTTCCTTTGAACGAGGTATGTAGAAGTTAACAAGCCAAAAGTTTATGACCTCAAGGGGTAGTATGATACCCAAAACAAGAGGTAGCTTGTAGTTTAGCCAGTTTATGTCAAACTTATACTTGAGGATATGAAGCATATAAAAACCCATTACTATAGCTAACACAAAGCCAGCTATTTCAAGGTTCGTCATCCAACGGTAGAAGTTCCTAAGCAGGTCTTGGTTGCAACCTGTGGGTCTTTTCATGGAGTAGAGCATAAAGAGCCCAAGAGAGGAGGATGCTCCAGCCCAGATAAGGATGCCCATCAGGTGGATAAACTTTGCGATCGTGTATTCCATGACCTTAGGTATTTTACAGACCTTTTTATATATGGGTATATCCTTTTACCTATGAATGGTATCCTTTTGAGCCTCACTATGTCCCTTTTGGAAGCTCTGGAAAGCAGTATAAGGGCAAGAAGATACAGGGGAACGGTGGGGAGTATAGGTAGAAAGATGCCGAGAGTGCCAAGCCCCAAAAAGAAAAAGCCAGATAGCCTGTATACGCCCTTCATCAGCTATAAAATATAGGCTTTTGCCCTTGTGTTTTTTGAAAAGTAGGCTTTACCTATGTGGATATGTAGAAGTTTAGAAATATAGATACCTCTTGATACTTATGAAGGTTGACATTAAAATTTAATCTGCTATGCAGGGTAGCATCAAAAGAAGCCTGCTCTTTTCTCTGGACTTTGCGAATACAGGCAAGTTAGACTTCCTTGAAAACCTCTGGCACGAATATCAAAAGGCTTGTCAATACTTTGTAGATGTAGGCTATGAAACTAAAACACTACCTTCCTATAAACATGTTAAAAGCTACCCATACCAAACTTGGTTAAGTAAGAGATATCTTGGTTGTGCTTTAGAACAAGCAAAAGCAATCCTTAAAAGTATTTTCTCAAAACTTAAAAAAGGTAAAAATCCTCAAAAACCTTTGATAAAAAAGCCTGTTTTAAAACTTGATAACAGATTTTACATGATTGAGAAAGGTAGAAACTCCTTTGACTTTTGGCTTTTCTTAAGAGACACTCAGAACCAGAGATGGATTGCTTTCCCTTTCAAAAGCTATGAGTATGCTAACAATTACTTCAGAGATTGGAAACTCTGTTCTGATATAGAACTTTTGAA from Hydrogenobacter sp. T-8 includes these protein-coding regions:
- a CDS encoding cryptochrome/photolyase family protein — its product is MRAVYLFKRDLRARDNRGLAYASKRHKEIVPFFIFDKDIIRDLKVDRKRLGYLYKVLALLSSQIKVYCMQGSTEEVLKEVFKTAKPTHLYTTTSYSWSGRERNKVIKSICQAYGVEYVEVFENFLVRPESIPQKKVYTPFYTEWIKRVDLTEEDPQDFKVPDLPLPTLKDLNIDFDSLEPFHPEDCFERLRSFPFERYEELRNYPAIDGSSRLSPCIRFGVLSLRSIFKIAQGRSEQFIKELAWREFWYHIAYNFPQTKDLEFHEKRRNIRWENRQEYLQAFLEAKTGYPIVDAGIRQLKEEKWLHNRMRMIVGSFLTKVLLIDWRIGEEFFKEYLLDYDEVVNIGNWQWTASVGADPKPFRLFNPILQAQRYDPQCEYIKRYIPELSDIPCEKLHDPIRYALPYHKPIVNYYQRISIAKELYRALS
- a CDS encoding DUF454 family protein, encoding MKGVYRLSGFFFLGLGTLGIFLPILPTVPLYLLALILLSRASKRDIVRLKRIPFIGKRIYPYIKRSVKYLRSWNTRSQSLST
- a CDS encoding LytTR family DNA-binding domain-containing protein: MGEVSVRTKEGLLPLSKKLYEIEDMLRPYNFFRVHRSYLVNLNKVKELKSVEQSKYVIVFKDINETLKTSREGAKALRDYLNI
- a CDS encoding LytR/AlgR family response regulator transcription factor codes for the protein MKRMRAFIVEDEPLAVQRLKRMLSQDGRLEVVGESGTYEESLKLIEEKKPEVLFLDIRLPDGTGIDLAKEVLSMGLKPYIIFTTAYGEYALEAFRVSAVDYLLKPYSQEDLAKAINKVLEKKSNFEQVSNLIRVERPIIPARIGNKVLFLSPEDIYYV